In one Arachis duranensis cultivar V14167 chromosome 9, aradu.V14167.gnm2.J7QH, whole genome shotgun sequence genomic region, the following are encoded:
- the LOC107463848 gene encoding beta-glucuronosyltransferase GlcAT14C, whose translation MRNPKFPCRGMDYRLLCLLAFGVCLLLFGAIFSRLNLQIPNGSSYSKVTNKLQQFSSPKRVVRKGEGYPPSFAYWIIGTKGENKKILRLLKAIYHPRNQYLVQLDDESTESERIDLALSVKSHRVFEAFGNVDVIGSSYAINRMGSSSLSAPLHAAAILLRMNQHWDWFITLSSSDYPIATQDDILHAFTFMPTYLNFIHYTNRTLRNEQRNMNQIVVDPSLHYEKSSPLFFAVESRETPDAFNIFLGSPWVILTRAFMEYCIQGWDNLPRKLLMFFSNVAYPLESYFHTVLCNSPEFQNTTLDINLRYSLWDTDPTESQLLDLSHYDTMLENGDAAFARPFGEGDLVLDKIDDLILNRSSNGLVQGEWCSSSIEDEADLVCSIYGNIDSVKPSSYGIKLKTMLVEIVNNGVFRTRSCQFHKMG comes from the exons ATGAGGAATCCAAAATTTCCATGCAGGGGAATGGATTATAGGCTATTATGCCTTCTAGCCTTTGGTGTTTGTTTGCTCTTGTTTGGAGCAATATTCTCAAGATTGAATCTTCAAATTCCAAATGGATCTTCCTATTCCAAAGTCACAAATAAGTTACAACAATTCAGTAGTCCTAAAAGAGTTGTAAGAAAGGGTGAAGGGTACCCTCCAAGTTTTGCATATTGGATCATTGGCACAAAAGGAGAAAACAAGAAGATTTTGAGGCTTTTGAAGGCTATATACCATCCAAGAAACCAGTATCTTGTTCAGCTTGATGATGAATCCACTGAGTCTGAGAGAATTGATTTGGCTCTCTCAGTTAAATCCCATAGAGTTTTTGAGGCATTTGGGAATGTTGATGTTATTGGGAGTAGTTATGCCATTAATAGGATGGGATCTTCTTCACTTTCTGCTCCTCTTCATGCTGCTGCTATTCTTCTTAGAATGAACCAACATTGGGATTGGTTCATAACCTTGAGCTCTTCGGATTATCCTATAGCGACTCAGGATG ATATCCTTCATGCTTTCACATTCATGCCAACATATCTCAATTTCATTCACTACACTAACAGGACACTTCGAAATGA GCAACGAAACATGAATCAAATAGTGGTAGATCCAAGTTTACATTATGAAAAGAGCAGTCCACTCTTCTTTGCTGTTGAGTCCAGAGAAACCCCAGATGCCTTTAACATATTCCTAG gTTCACCATGGGTGATTCTTACAAGAGCATTTATGGAATATTGCATCCAAGGTTGGGACAACTTACCAAGAAAACTACTAATGTTCTTCAGCAATGTGGCATACCCTCTTGAATCTTACTTCCACACTGTGTTGTGCAACTCTCCAGAGTTCCAAAACACAACATTGGACATTAATTTAAGGTACAGTCTTTGGGACACTGATCCAACCGAGTCCCAATTGCTTGATTTGTCACACTATGACACAATGCTGGAAAATGGTGATGCTGCTTTTGCAAGACCATTTGGTGAAGGTGATCTTGTTCTTGATaaaattgatgatttgattCTTAATCGTTCATCTAATGGATTGGTTCAGGGTGAGTGGTGTTCTTCAAGCATAGAAGATGAGGCAGATTTAGTGTGTTCAATATATGGTAACATTGATAGTGTAAAGCCAAGTTCTTATGGCATTAAGCTTAAGACTATGTTAgttgaaattgtgaataatggggTATTTAGAACTAGATCTTGCCAATTCCACAAAATGGGGTGA
- the LOC107463799 gene encoding uncharacterized protein LOC107463799, with protein sequence MESDSSSSSRGHGGTKQSPPSQFSFLSLSLSLSLQHLILYSIFHHSNPFFSALKNPFFFCSSHRSNEHSLNPSKTSFCIFCQSKSSMEALLWSCGFIPKTQTKLNLSPHSYSLPRTHSCSITNPPPQFLKIKFTNHSQFQLLRLCALPSDLPTEPNEEEALNNNNNNIGFLSNETVPFSDPQENLSDSYSINKDKDEPLHSDMQWTTMTPGSGGGSRAGLFRTPISGGVQSATSAHGLPRPALAVRNLMEQARFAHLCTVMSRMHHRREGYPFGSLVDFAPDSMGHPIFSFSPLAIHTRNLLADPRCTLVVQIPGWSGLSNARVTIFGDIYPLPEDQQEWAHKQYIAKHQQGPSQQWGNFYYFRMQSISDIYFIGGFGTVAWVDVKEYETLQPDKIAVDGGEQNLKELNAIFSKPLKKLLSNDETEVDDAALISIDSKGTDIRVRQGAQFNIQRISFDEGQSVETLEEAKEALRKLIHRGKVYNLQK encoded by the exons atggaATCTGATTCTTCATCCTCATCCAGGGGCCACGGCGGAACAAAGCAGTCTCCACCATCCCAATTCTCattcctctctctttctctctctctctctctgcaacATTTGATTCTGTATTCTATATTCCATCATTCTAATCCATTCTTCTCTGCACTCaaaaaccctttttttttttgctcttCACATCGTTCTAATGAACACTCATTAAACCCTTCAAAAACCTCTTTTTGTATCTTCTGCCAATCCAAAAG TTCCATGGAAGCACTATTGTGGAGCTGCGGTTTCATCCCCAAAACCCAAACGAAGCTCAACTTATCTCCACACTCTTATTCACTTCCCCGCACTCATTCTTGTTCAATAACCAATCCACCACCTCAATTcctcaaaatcaaattcaccAATCACTCACAGTTTCAGCTTCTTCGTCTCTGTGCTCTCCCCAGTGATCTTCCCACCGAACCCAatgaagaagaagcactaaacaacaacaacaacaacattggCTTTCTTTCAAACGAAACGGTGCCGTTTTCTGACCCTCAG GAAAATTTAAGCGATTCCTATAGTATCAACAAAGATAAGGATGAGCCATTACATTCAGACATGCAATGGACAACTATGACTCCAGGATCTGGTGGGGGTTCCAGGGCCGGACTTTTCAGGACACCAATTTCTGGTGGTGTGCAGAGTGCAACCTCAGCTCACGGTCTACCTAGACCGGCCTTAGCAGTACGCAATTTGATGGAGCAG GCCAGATTTGCTCATTTGTGCACTGTAATGTCACGAATGCACCACCGACGAGAAGGATATCCATTTGGTTCCTTGGTTGACTTTGCACCAGATTCAATGGGCC AcccaatattttctttttcacctCTTGCAATTCACACAAGGAATTTGTTAGCTGACCCAAGATGCACGCTTGTAGTTCAG ATACCTGGATGGAGTGGCTTGTCCAATGCAAGGGTGACCATCTTTGGGGATATTTATCCACTTCCAGAAGATCAACAG GAATGGGCTCATAAGCAGTACATTGCGAAACATCAACAGGGGCCTTCTCAACAATGGGGCAACTTCTACTATTTTAGGATGCAGAGTATAAG TGACATATATTTCATTGGAGGCTTTGGTACTGTTGCTTGGGTGGATGTAAAGGAATATGAGACCCTTCAACCCGATAAGATTGCAGTTGATGGTGGTGAACAGAATCTAAAG GAACTCAATGCCATCTTCTCAAAGCCCCTAAAGAAGCTTCTATCCAATGATGAGACCGAGGTAGATGATGCCGCACTCATATCTATAGACAGCAAAGGGACTGATATAAGGGTCCGTCAAGGTGCCCAG TTCAACATTCAAAGGATATCATTTGATGAAGGACAGAGTGTAGAAACCTTAGAAGAAGCCAAAGAAGCTCTCCGGAAATTGATACACAGAGGAAAAGTGTACAATTTGCagaaatga
- the LOC107463789 gene encoding F-box/kelch-repeat protein At1g51550 gives MEEASASGNHSYSGSPITNIAQDHLLTILLLLPIDAIFSLSMTCKRLRAITSSDTLWKYLCKRDLGSSCVDALINSNSSSSSSSSIHNNNHHNNHHQFSWMRLYKQVYKMDSVTCHRFSEPQHGQLDFPSARASHSLNFVSNCLVLFGGGCEGGRHLDDTWVAYIGNDFRSMLRWQAVNSTSPSGRFGHTCVEMGDFLVLFGGINDRGNRQNDTWMGQVTYNENHSVAFSWKMLDVGAVAPPPRGAHAACSIDDKRMLIHGGIGLHGLRLGDTWVLEFSDSRCFGTWHQIVAQPSPAPRSGHTLTCIGQSRTILFGGRGLGYEVLGDVWMLDTCQGYLKWVPILYDLQGIPHSVSLPRVGHTATMVLGGRLLIYGGEDSYRHRKNDFWVLDVSAIPCTSMQHSTMSSSKRVKDKNMWKRWKSSRFDRELFLVELVLQLRD, from the exons ATGGAAGAAGCCAGTGCTAGTGGAAACCATAGTTATAGTGGATCACCAATAACCAACATAGCACAGGACCACCTCTTAActattcttctcctcctcccCATAGATGCAATTTTCTCACTTTCCATGACCTGTAAGAGGCTCAGAGCTATAACTTCCTCTGATACCCTTTGGAAATATCTTTGCAAAAGGGACTTAGGTTCTTCATGTGTTGATGCACTCATCAattctaattcttcttcttcttcttcctcttccattCACAACAATAACCATCATAACAACCACCATCAGTTTTCATGGATGAGGCTCTACAAGCAAGTCTACAAGATGGATTCTGTTACTTGCCATAGATTTTCTGAGCCACAACATGGTCAATTGGATTTTCCAAGTGCTAGAGCCTCTCACTCTCTCAACTTTGTATCCAATTGTTTAGTTTTGTTTGGTGGTGGATGTGAAGGAG GACGACATCTTGATGACACATGGGTGGCATATATTGGTAACGATTTCCGGAGTATGCTGAGATGGCAAGCAGTGAATTCAACAAGTCCAAGTGGGAGATTTGGTCATACATGTGTGGAAATGggtgatttccttgttctctttGGAGGAATCAACGACCGTGGCAACCGGCAAAATGATACATGGATGGGGCAAGTTACATACAATGAGAACCATAGTGTTGCATTCTCATGGAAGATGCTTGATGTTGGAGCAGTTGCTCCACCACCAAGAGGGGCTCATGCTGCTTGTAGCATAGATGACAAGAGAATGCTAATCCATGGTGGAATCGGCCTTCATGGCCTCCGGTTGGGTGACACATGGGTCTTGGAGTTCTCAGATAGCCGCTGCTTTGGCACATGGCATCAGATTGTAGCTCAACCATCGCCTGCACCTCGATCTGGCCACACACTGACTTGCATTGGACAAAGTAGGACAATTCTGTTTGGTGGCAGAGGCCTAGGCTATGAGGTTCTTGGTGATGTATGGATGTTGGATACATGCCAAGGATATCTAAAGTGGGTTCCAATACTATATGATCTGCAGGGCATACCACATAGTGTTTCGCTTCCACGAGTCGGACACACAGCTACCATGGTTTTGGGGGGTAGGTTGCTAATCTATGGAGGAGAAGACTCATACAGACACAGAAAAAATGATTTCTGGGTTTTGGATGTAAGTGCTATTCCTTGCACAAGTATGCAGCATTCTACAATGAGCTCATCTAAGAGAGTTAAAGACAAAAATATGTGGAAAAGGTGGAAGTCAAGCAGGTTTGATAGAGAACTCTTTCTTGTGGAGCTTGTGCTTCAACTTAGAGACTAG
- the LOC107463791 gene encoding kelch repeat-containing protein At3g27220: protein MVRASSVKVGSAKLVVICVGLLGFALVANFLWLSSSSSSSSSFIVPTTTNITIAKHNNDAASSFGGEGRVLAAAYADLPAPQLKWQKMASAPVPRLDGAAIQINDLLFVFAGYGTIDLVHSHVDVYNFTTNTWGESFAMPKEMAHSHLGMVTDGRYIYIVTGQYGPQCRGPTAHTFVLDTKTRKWRDMPPLPVPRYAPATQLWRGRLHVMGGSKENRHTPGLEHWSLAVKDGKPLEKEWRSEIPIPRGGPHRSCVVVDDRLYVIGGQEGDFMAKPGSPIFKCSRRLEVVYGDVYMLDDEMKWKTLPSMPKPNSHIEFAWVVVNNSIVISGGTTEKHPVTKKMVLNGEVFQFNLNTLKWSVIGKLPFRVKTTLVGFWNGYLYFTSGQRDKGPDDPSPKKVIGEMYRTKLKLNV, encoded by the exons atggTTCGGGCTTCGTCGGTGAAGGTTGGGTCGGCCAAGCTCGTTGTTATCTGCGTCGGCCTCTTAGGTTTCGCCCTCGTCGCCAACTTCCTTTggctctcttcttcttcctcctcctcctcctctttcattgttcccaccaccaccaacattACTATAGCAAAGCACAACAATGatgctgcttcttcttttggaggAGAAGGAAGAGTGCTGGCTGCGGCTTACGCCGATTTGCCAGCTCCTCAATTGAAGTGGCAGAAGATGGCTTCCGCTCCTGTTCCTCGTCTCGACGGCGCCGCTATTCAGATCAACGATCTTCTCTTCGTCTTCGCTGGCTACGGCACCATTGATCTT GTACATTCACATGTTGATGTGTATAATTTTACCACGAATACTTGGGGAGAAAGTTTTGCCATGCCAAAAGAAATGGCACACTCACATTTGGGGATGGTGACAGATGGAAGATACATATATATTGTTACTGGACAGTATGGACCGCAGTGTAGAGGTCCTACGGCTCATACATTTGTGCTGGACACTAAAACAAGGAAATGGAGGGATATGCCTCCCTTGCCTGTCCCTAG ATATGCGCCAGCAACTCAACTTTGGAGGGGTAGACTGCATGTGATGGGTGGCAGTAAGGAAAATCGACATACACCTGGATTAGAACATTGGAGTCTTGCTGTGAAGGATGGAAAACCGTTAGAAAAAGAATGGAGAAGTGAGATACCCATTCCTCGTGGAGGTCCTCACAG GTCTTGTGTTGTGGTTGATGACCGTCTTTATGTTATTGGTGGTCAAGAAGGTGATTTTATGGCCAAACCAGGGTCACCTATTTTTAAGTGCTCACGCAGGCTAGAG GTAGTCTATGGTGATGTTTACATGTTGGATGATGAGATGAAATGGAAAACGTTACCATCAATGCCAAAACCAAACTCGCATATTGAATTTGCTTGGGTGGTTGTAAACAACTCCATTGTCATTTCTGGAGGCACAACAGAGAAGCATCCTGTAACCAAGAAGATGGTTTTAAATGGAGAAGTATTCCAGTTtaatttgaatactttg AAGTGGTCAGTGATTGGGAAATTGCCATTCCGAGTGAAAACTACTCTAGTTGGATTTTGGAATGGTTATTTGTACTTCACCTCAGGACAAAGAGATAAGGGACCTGATGATCCATCACCGAAGAAAGTCATTGGAGAGATGtatagaacaaaattaaaattaaatgtgtGA
- the LOC107463794 gene encoding uncharacterized membrane protein At1g16860 isoform X2 — protein sequence MGSRIPSHQLSNGLYVSGRPEQPKERTPTMTSTAMPYTGGDIKKSGELGKMFDIPVDGSKSRKSGPITGAPTRTGSFGGASSHSGPIQPNSAARAAYTSGPMTSGGMPGSTSLKKSNSGPLNKHGEPVKKSSGPQSGGVTPIGRQNSGPLTPVLPTTGLITSGPISSGPLNSSGAPRKVSGPLDATGSMKMQGSAVVNNQAVTVLSQVIASFTWNTFWGRRAIMGFIAHYPDSELRTAKNGQFVKVSGVVTCGNVPLESSFQKVPRCVYTSTSLYEYRGWDSKAANPTHRRFTWGLRLLERRVVDFYISDFQSGLRALVKTGHGARVTPYVDDSVLINVNPTKEELSPEFLRWLGERNLSSDDRIMRLEEGYIKEGSTVSVMGVVQRNENVLMIVPPPEPITTGCQWARCIFPASLEGIVLRCEDTSKTDVIPV from the exons ATGGGCTCCAGAATTCCATCTCATCAGCTCAGCAATGGCCTCTATGTATCAGGCCGGCCAGAGCAGCCTAAAGAAAGGACTCCAACTATGACCTCAACGGCTATGCCATATACTGGTGGAGACATAAAAAAGTCAGGAGAATTGGGGAAAATGTTTGACATCCCAGTTGATGGCTCCAAATCTCGGAAATCTGGACCAATAACTGGTGCTCCTACTCGGACGGGGTCATTTGGAGGAGCCAGTTCACATTCTGGACCAATCCAGCCCAATTCTGCTGCTCGGGCAGCCTATACTTCAGGTCCAATGACTTCTGGGGGCATGCCTGGTTCAACTTCGCTAAAGAAATCTAATTCCGGACCATTGAATAAGCATGGGGAACCTGTTAAAAAATCTTCAGGTCCTCAGTCAGGTGGAGTAACACCTATTGGGCGTCAAAATTCTGGACCTCTGACTCCTGTTCTTCCAACGACAGGTCTTATTACATCTGGGCCTATATCGTCTGGCCCTCTAAACTCTTCCGGGGCCCCTCGGAAAGTCTCTGGTCCTTTGGATGCGACGGGTTCAATGAAGATGCAAGGTTCTGCTGTAGTTAACAATCAAGCTGTGACGGTTCTCAGTCAAG TTATTGCATCTTTCACTTGGAATACTTTTTGGGGAAGAAGAGCTATTATGGGTTTCATCGCTCACTATCCGGACTCCGAGCTCAGAACTGCTAAAAATGGACAATTTGTGAAAGTTTCCGGG GTTGTTACCTGCGGCAATGTGCCTCTTGAGTCATCCTTCCAGAAAGTCCCTAGATGTGTATATACCTCGACAAGTTTGTATGAATATCGAGGATGGGATTCAAAAGCTGCCAATCCTACACACCGCCGGTTTACCTGGGGCCTTAGATTGCTTGAA AGGCGTGTGGTTGACTTTTACATCTCGGATTTCCAATCTGGTTTAAGAGCACTGGTTAAGACGGGGCACGGAGCAAGGGTGACCCCTTACGTCGATGACTCGGTTCTCATCAATGTAAATCCAACCAAAGAAGAACTGTCTCCGGAGTTCCTCCGTTGGTTGGGAGAGCGAAATCTTTCAAGCGATGACCGGATCATGCGCCTGGAAGAAGG ATACATCAAAGAAGGTAGCACGGTAAGCGTGATGGGGGTTGTGCAGAGGAATGAGAATGTGCTTATGATTGTTCCTCCGCCGGAGCCGATAACTACCGGTTGCCAATGGGCCAGGTGCATCTTCCCGGCTAGCCTCGAGGGCATCGTTCTAAGATGTGAAGACACGTCGAAAACCGATGTCATACCAGTTTAA
- the LOC107463794 gene encoding uncharacterized membrane protein At1g16860 isoform X1, translating to MGSRIPSHQLSNGLYVSGRPEQPKERTPTMTSTAMPYTGGDIKKSGELGKMFDIPVDGSKSRKSGPITGAPTRTGSFGGASSHSGPIQPNSAARAAYTSGPMTSGGMPGSTSLKKSNSGPLNKHGEPVKKSSGPQSGGVTPIGRQNSGPLTPVLPTTGLITSGPISSGPLNSSGAPRKVSGPLDATGSMKMQGSAVVNNQAVTVLSQGDEYSFRRNFPKAMLWLLILLFVMGFIAGGFILGAVSNATLLIVVVVLFCLVIASFTWNTFWGRRAIMGFIAHYPDSELRTAKNGQFVKVSGVVTCGNVPLESSFQKVPRCVYTSTSLYEYRGWDSKAANPTHRRFTWGLRLLERRVVDFYISDFQSGLRALVKTGHGARVTPYVDDSVLINVNPTKEELSPEFLRWLGERNLSSDDRIMRLEEGYIKEGSTVSVMGVVQRNENVLMIVPPPEPITTGCQWARCIFPASLEGIVLRCEDTSKTDVIPV from the exons ATGGGCTCCAGAATTCCATCTCATCAGCTCAGCAATGGCCTCTATGTATCAGGCCGGCCAGAGCAGCCTAAAGAAAGGACTCCAACTATGACCTCAACGGCTATGCCATATACTGGTGGAGACATAAAAAAGTCAGGAGAATTGGGGAAAATGTTTGACATCCCAGTTGATGGCTCCAAATCTCGGAAATCTGGACCAATAACTGGTGCTCCTACTCGGACGGGGTCATTTGGAGGAGCCAGTTCACATTCTGGACCAATCCAGCCCAATTCTGCTGCTCGGGCAGCCTATACTTCAGGTCCAATGACTTCTGGGGGCATGCCTGGTTCAACTTCGCTAAAGAAATCTAATTCCGGACCATTGAATAAGCATGGGGAACCTGTTAAAAAATCTTCAGGTCCTCAGTCAGGTGGAGTAACACCTATTGGGCGTCAAAATTCTGGACCTCTGACTCCTGTTCTTCCAACGACAGGTCTTATTACATCTGGGCCTATATCGTCTGGCCCTCTAAACTCTTCCGGGGCCCCTCGGAAAGTCTCTGGTCCTTTGGATGCGACGGGTTCAATGAAGATGCAAGGTTCTGCTGTAGTTAACAATCAAGCTGTGACGGTTCTCAGTCAAGGTGATGAGTATTCCTTCAGGAGGAACTTTCCAAAGGCGATGTTATGGTTATTAATTCTGCTTTTTGTGATGGGTTTCATTGCTGGCGGTTTTATTCTTGGAGCTGTAAGCAATGCAACCCTCCTTATTGTGGTTGTGGTTCTCTTTTGCTTAGTTATTGCATCTTTCACTTGGAATACTTTTTGGGGAAGAAGAGCTATTATGGGTTTCATCGCTCACTATCCGGACTCCGAGCTCAGAACTGCTAAAAATGGACAATTTGTGAAAGTTTCCGGG GTTGTTACCTGCGGCAATGTGCCTCTTGAGTCATCCTTCCAGAAAGTCCCTAGATGTGTATATACCTCGACAAGTTTGTATGAATATCGAGGATGGGATTCAAAAGCTGCCAATCCTACACACCGCCGGTTTACCTGGGGCCTTAGATTGCTTGAA AGGCGTGTGGTTGACTTTTACATCTCGGATTTCCAATCTGGTTTAAGAGCACTGGTTAAGACGGGGCACGGAGCAAGGGTGACCCCTTACGTCGATGACTCGGTTCTCATCAATGTAAATCCAACCAAAGAAGAACTGTCTCCGGAGTTCCTCCGTTGGTTGGGAGAGCGAAATCTTTCAAGCGATGACCGGATCATGCGCCTGGAAGAAGG ATACATCAAAGAAGGTAGCACGGTAAGCGTGATGGGGGTTGTGCAGAGGAATGAGAATGTGCTTATGATTGTTCCTCCGCCGGAGCCGATAACTACCGGTTGCCAATGGGCCAGGTGCATCTTCCCGGCTAGCCTCGAGGGCATCGTTCTAAGATGTGAAGACACGTCGAAAACCGATGTCATACCAGTTTAA